A window from Populus trichocarpa isolate Nisqually-1 chromosome 3, P.trichocarpa_v4.1, whole genome shotgun sequence encodes these proteins:
- the LOC7496539 gene encoding transcription factor bHLH137 gives MAVFSYQQQHPASVVDEFQLDSNTNIASGTLFSPNLPYECLQESSLHAERILETIHADDNSIAKVPFISTTYHSSTTARHNSSSSMVADLQYCEENRVSQAMTPTLWQLRKHSSPAIKVKRESKRQKLNLNSSVSRNAKRVRPAKKQKKVPVEPPTGYVHVRARRGEATDSHSLAERVRREKISSRMKLLQSLVPGCDKITGKALVLDEIISYVQFLKDRVQSFEAQLDLLNGAFIDEFEVNFNRETREWQELFISELQLPSILESGSSLLPSLVEKTDAPASLLQPHLKNY, from the exons ATGGCAGTTTTTTCTTACCAGCAACAGCATCCTGCTTCTGTTGTTGACGAGTTTCAGCTCGATTCAAACACCAATATCGCAAGCGGAACCTTGTTTTCTCCAAATCTTCCATATGAATGTCTCCAGGAGAGCTCTTTGCATGCTGAAAGAATCCTTGAAACTATCCATGCTGATGACAACAGCATTGCGAAAGTCCCTTTCATAAGCACTACATACCACTCTTCAACGACTGCAAGGCATAATTCAAGTTCGTCCATGGTGGCTGATCTTCAGTACTGCGAAGAAAATCGAGTTAGTCAGGCGATGACCCCAACACTGTGGCAATTGAGAAAGCACTCGTCGCCAGCCATAAAG GTAAAAAGAGAAAGCAAAAGGCAGAAACTAAACCTAAACAGTTCTGTCTCAAGAAATGCAAAGAGGGTAAGGCCagcaaaaaaacagaagaaagttCCTGTTGAGCCTCCAACAGGCTACGTTCACGTCAGGGCAAGAAGGGGTGAAGCAACAGACAGTCATAGCCTTGCTGAAAGG gtgagaagagagaaaatcagtTCAAGGATGAAGCTTCTGCAATCTCTTGTTCCTGGATGTGATAAG ATAACCGGCAAGGCTCTCGTACTGGATGAGATAATCAGCTACGTTCAGTTTCTAAAAGATCGAGTGCAG TCTTTTGAAGCACAACTTGATTTGCTTAATGGAGCGTTCATTGATGAATTTGAAGTGAACTTCAATAGGGAGACACGAGAATGGCag GAGCTATTTATCTCGGAACTTCAATTGCCGTCTATTCTAGAATCTGGATCCTCCCTGCTCCCTTCTCTCGTTGAGAAAACAGATGCACCCGCTTCATTGTTACAGCCACACCTCAAGAACTACTAA